GTTTGTCAATGCACACTATTCCCACATGACATCTTCACCTAATGGGGCCCACTGAAATCCAATTACATTTCATACTGTTGTAGAGATTTAACCAATTGTTTTAATTGTTATTGAACTGCCATATTCAATATCACATAGAAGAGCATCTCTCAACAATAGTCATTTTAACAGACCTACCTGGGTCAAAGCAGTGACCCTGTTCTCATTGGGGAAAAGTGGAGGATCCTCTCCAACTTGGAAATCGAAGTAGACGGTCTTGTGCGTGAAGGTGGAAAACTCATTGCTGAAGCAGAACTTGTATGTTCCATTCTTGGCAGCCGTGAATGTAAAGCTGTCGTACTGCTTCTTCATTTCTTTGTAAAGAACAGTACCATCTGCATCCTCCAGACGACAGTCAACATCGTAATGCCCACCAGTGACAACCTGGACAGAAAATGTGTCGTTTAAAATACAGCCTATCCATTTCAATATACAACTTGGTCCCATAGTAGTGGAATTATTATCAATATTAATTCCCATAACTCCATGTCATAATGCGAGGGCCTCAATTAATTTACCTGGAACTCAAGTGTACACTTGGTACCAACGGTAATATCTTCATAGAAACACTGTTTTGCGTTATCCGGAAGCTCAAATGTAAGCTCAGAGCCAAACGCCCATCCACAGAGCAGGTGAGCCCAAAGCACCTGCACAAACAGTCTGATTGTACCGTGATAACTGCACATCTTGGCTGATGGAAGATTGGCGAAACTGTTAATTTTATATCGTTGTGGACCTGCAAACACAGAACATTTCCAGATAATCAAACAGATATCTACAGAATCTAAGAAAAACGCACACATTGACAAActacaaataacaaataaaataacagaaatagaATGGCAAAACAAACCCGGAATTCACAACTAACGTTARCTAGCTAACTTGC
This portion of the Salvelinus sp. IW2-2015 linkage group LG15, ASM291031v2, whole genome shotgun sequence genome encodes:
- the tmed7 gene encoding transmembrane emp24 domain-containing protein 7, whose translation is MCSYHGTIRLFVQVLWAHLLCGWAFGSELTFELPDNAKQCFYEDITVGTKCTLEFQVVTGGHYDVDCRLEDADGTVLYKEMKKQYDSFTFTAAKNGTYKFCFSNEFSTFTHKTVYFDFQVGEDPPLFPNENRVTALTQMESACVSIHEALKSVIDYQTHFRLREGQGRSRAEDLNTRVAFWSIGEAFILLVVSISQVVLLRSFFSDRKTTTTRVGS